A window of the Astyanax mexicanus isolate ESR-SI-001 chromosome 22, AstMex3_surface, whole genome shotgun sequence genome harbors these coding sequences:
- the LOC103036094 gene encoding chemerin-like receptor 1 yields MASNMTDYDYNAQMEAETLEMAFLERVRMQYIVAYLVSCVLGVILNAYVIVAGCRVYHNLQKSAPSVWVLALATTHLISSAFLVMQFLYAWHHFNWKYGTALCKISSYVIYASLFSTAALLSMWTISSSDCIQGLRTKCGINSITMVLVLVLSSWTFGTVLSVPSLFSRELRYTRLGQECIDDYDLDDTKTTDYGREYMIIVVLSRFLLGVLGPMFVMIIFTFASGRRGRKEHATCRRITCVIKLMYFVCWAPLLFLGLYQAIAGNSDFMIRTGLPGATILAAAHSFINPVVYLLVGHKLNMHWMVLNPRENTIDVMPLNQMVE; encoded by the coding sequence ATGGCCTCCAATATGACGGATTATGATTACAATGCACAGATGGAGGCGGAGACATTAGAAATGGCGTTCCTGGAACGCGTCAGGATGCAATACATTGTCGCGTACCTCGTCTCCTGCGTTCTCGGCGTGATCCTCAATGCGTATGTGATCGTAGCAGGCTGCAGGGTTTACCACAACTTGCAGAAGTCGGCGCCAAGCGTGTGGGTCCTCGCTCTGGCCACGACCCACCTGATCTCCTCTGCCTTCCTGGTGATGCAGTTCCTCTACGCCTGGCATCATTTCAACTGGAAGTATGGAACCGCTCTGTGCAAGATCTCGTCCTACGTCATCTACGCCAGCTTGTTCTCCACGGCCGCCCTGCTCAGCATGTGGACCATCAGCAGCAGCGACTGCATCCAAGGGCTTCGCACTAAATGTGGCATCAACAGCATAACCATGGTCCTGGTCCTCGTTCTGAGCTCCTGGACTTTCGGAACGGTCCTCAGCGTCCCGTCTCTGTTCTCGCGGGAGCTTCGATACACAAGGTTAGGGCAGGAGTGCATTGACGACTACGATCTGGACGACACCAAGACCACAGACTATGGACGGGAATATATGATTATTGTGGTTCTCAGCAGGTTCCTGCTGGGGGTTTTGGGTCCCATGTTCGTGATGATCATCTTCACCTTCGCGTCAGGACGACGGGGCCGTAAAGAGCACGCGACTTGCAGAAGGATCACTTGTGTCATCAAACTGATGTACTTCGTGTGCTGGGCCCCCCTCCTTTTTCTGGGGCTTTATCAAGCCATCGCAGGAAATTCCGATTTTATGATAAGAACTGGGCTTCCAGGAGCCACCATTCTGGCTGCAGCTCACTCCTTTATCAACCCAGTTGTTTATCTGTTGGTGGGTCACAAACTAAACATGCACTGGATGGTACTTAACCCTCGTGAGAACACTATTGATGTCATGCCCCTAAACCAAATGGTGGAATAA